The genomic window TCAGGTCGATCGGGACCTCGCCCGCGTTCTTGCCGCGGGCGTGCACGGCGGTGGCCGCGCCCGTCATCATGACGCCGATGGAGGCCGCCTGCCACGCCTGGTGCAGCCGGTCGCGCCAGAGCAGCGCGCGCACGTGCAGCTGTTCGTCGGTGAGTTCGGCGATCTGTTCGGCGGTCAGCGCCTCGGTGTGCGAGGCGGCGTTGATCAGTTCGGCGGTCGCGGCGAAGCGGCGGGCGGTGGCGATGACCCGGGAGGTGGCCCGCGCGGTGGCCGCGGTGCTCGCCAAACCCGTTGGCATCGGCGGCTTTCCGTGCGGCTGGAGCGGGATCTCGTCGGGGATGTTGCCGTAGGCGTCGCGGCGGATGCTCTCCTCGTCCCAGCCCGGCATGTTCTCGGCGGCGAGCACGCCGATCGAGGCGTTGATGTAGATGTGGTGTCCGAGCACGGTGGTCACCCGGCTCGTCCAGTGCTCCAAGGCGATTCCGTCGAGCGCGATCATGGTGCCCATCGCCTCGTTGGCGAGCCGGATGGCGCCCGCGTGCAGGTCGATGGTGAGCGGCGTCATCGGGCCGGGCAGCGCCTCGGAGGTGTTCGTCGCGGTGTGCACCGGATAGCGCGGGTCGACGCGGTCGTCGAACTCGCCCTCGAGACCTTCGGGCGCGACGTCGACCAAGCGGTGCCGGTCCGACGTGGCGGCACGCGAGGGAATGACATGGGACGGCAACGGAATCGCGCCGCTGCGGGTACGGAAGGAACCGCCCGACGGCTTGCGGCCGACGAGTCCGCGCACCAGATCGGCCGCCGTCTCGACCGCGGTCCAGCCGCACCGGAAGCCCCAGTCCTCCTGCGCCGCCGTGGAATTCAGCAGCGGTCTGCGCGCGGACCAGCCCGGCACCCAGGCGGAGTAGCGGACCTTGGCGGCGCGCATCATCGCGCGCACTTCGTCGGTCGTCACCAGGCCCGGCGCGGCCAGTTCGACGACGCCGACCCGCGGCGAGGTCGCCGCCAGCACCAGGAAGCGGTCCAAGTCGTCGCTGTGCAGCAGCTGGAAGCCGCCGCCGGACTTGGCGCCGAGGATCGGTTCGAGGGCGCGCCGAGTCTCGTGACCGATGCGGCGACCGGCGACCAGCGCGGTGCGGATCAGCAGGTGATCGGCTCCCGATGTCCGAAGCCGCTCGGCGACTTCGGATTCCGGAACGCCGGCCGAGCGCGCCCCCGCGACGACCGGAACCACCACGCGCGCATCGGCTTCCCGTGCGGCCGCGGCCACCGCGCCGACGGCGGGACCGGCCAGGTGGACGACGGTGTCGCACCCCGCGACGGCGCGGGCGCAGGCCGCGGCATCGGCCGGATCACCCGCGGTGAACCGCACGCGGGGGTCGACGAAGCGGTGCCACCGGCGGTCCAGACCGGCCACGTCGTGCCCGGCGGCCAACAGCATGCGCGCCACCGCCCGACCGCTCGGTTCGGTGATTCCGGTGATCAGGACCCGCATCGATATCCTCTCCTCACTGCGCCACCCACAAACGTGACGCCGTTCACACACCTTTGCCAGTGCGCGACCGCCCGAACCGGTTCAGTCCCACTGAGCGGGAGGGGGCTATCGGCCACCGAGATGACCGGTGTCCGGGCGCCCGGCGAGGGGCGACTGTCGCAGGCATGAGGGAAACTGTGGGCACGGCGGCCCGGTCGGTCGCGCCGCGGGCCGCGGCGGAGGTCGGCGCCTACGACATCGACACCGACGTCCTCGTCGTCGGCTACGGATGTGCCGGAGCGGCAGCGGCTTTCGAGGCGGCCGAGGCGGGCGCGCGGGTGCTGGTGCTGGAACGCTCGGGCGGGCCGGGCGGCGCGTCGGCGATGTCGGGCGGCGAGATCTACCTCGGCGGCGGCACACCCATCCAGCAGGCCTGCGGCTTCACCGACACCCCCGAGCAGATGGCGGCGTTCCTGCGCGCCGCGCTCGGCCCCGGCGCGGACGAGGCGAAGATCGAGCGCTACTGCGCCGACAGCGTCGCGCACTTCCACTGGCTCGTCGCGCGCGGCGTGCCGTTCAAGCCGAGCCTGTGGGACGCGCCTGCCTGGGTGCCGCCGACCGACGACGGACTCATGTGGCTCGGCGAGAACAGCTGGCCGTTCACCGAACTCGCGACACCCGCTCCGCGCGGGCACCGGCCCGCCGCCAACGACTTCGGTGGCCGCCTGCTGATGGAGGTGCTCACCGCGGCGGCCGAGAACGCCGGCGCCCAGGCGCGATTCGACAGCTACGCGACGAACCTGATCCGCGCCGAGGACGGCACGATCACCGGCGTCGTGGCGCGCCGCTACGGCCGCGAGTTCACGGTGCGCGCGCGGCGCGGCGTCGTGCTCACCACGGGCGGATTCGTCGACGACGATCGGATGCTCGCCGCGCACGCCCCGCGGCTGCTGCACCACACGAAGGTCAGCGCGGGCACCGACGACGGCAGCGGCATCCGGATGGCGCAGGCGGTGGGCGCGGCGGTGCGCCACATGTCCGCGGGGCAGGTCGGCATCTCGTTGATACCCGGCTTCGCGGCCCGCGGCATGGTCGTCAACGGACGCGGCGCGCGTTTCGTCAACGAGGACACCTACCCCGGCCGCATCGGCCAGGCCGCGCTGTTCCGGCAGGACATGGACGTCTGGGTGGTGCTGGACGAACAGGCCTACGAGGCGGTGCCCGAACCGCAGCGCTGGGGCGTGCGCCCGACCCACGTCGCCGAGACCGCCGAGGAACTCGAACAGCTGCTCGGCACGCCGCCAGGCGCACTCGCGGCCACCATCGCGCGATACAACGAATTCGCCGCGCGCGGAACGGATCCCGACTTCCACAAGGCGGCGCGGTGGCTGCGTCCGCTGACCCCGCCACTGGCCGCCATCGACGTGCGCGCCGGTGTGCGCCCGCCGGCGGAGACCGGCGACCGGCGCGGGACCGGCGCGTCGGTGTTCACCCTCGGCGGCCTGCACACCACCGTGGACGGCGAGGTGCTCGATCTCGGCGGCGCGCCGATCCCCGGCCTGTTCGCCGCCGGACGCGCCGGCTCCGGATTGCACGGTGAGGGCTACATCAGCGGCACCTCGCTGGGCGACGGCACGTTCTTCGGCCGCCTCGCGGGCCGCGCCGCCGCCCGCTGAGCGCGGAGAACCCCAGCTCACACGGTTCCGATCACCGGGACTGACACCACCGGACGAGGGGCGGACGGCCCTAGCGTCACCACCATGGCGGGGGCCGCGCAGGCGGTCCCCGCCCGACGAAACACAGGAGGACACCCGTCATGACCAACAAGGTGCTCGATCGGGTCCGGGATCTGCTTCCGGCGATCCGCGAACGAGCCGCGGACACCGACGCGCAGCGGCGGGTTCCGGTGCAGAGCATCCGGGAGCTGACCGAGGCAGGCGTGTTCCGGATGCTGCAGCCCGCCCGGTTCGGTGGTGACGAGTCCTCCCCCGTGGACTTCTACGAGGTGATCCGCGCGATCGCCTCGGCGTGCCCGTCGACCGGCTGGGTGTCCTCGGTGCTCGGCGTGCACCCGTGGCAGCTCGCGCTGTTCCCCCTTGCGGCGCAGGAGGAGGTGTGGGGCGCCGATTCCGACACCCTGATCTCCTCGTCGTACGCGCCGACGGGCCTGCTCACCCCGGTCGAGGGCGGCTACGAGGTGAGCGGGCGGTGGAGCTTCTCCTCCGGCTGTGACCACGCGCAGTGGGCGTTCCTCGGCGCGCTCGCCCCCGACGAGAACGGCAAGCCGAGCGATTACCTGACGATCCTGGTGCCGCGCGCGGACTACGTCATCGACGACGTCTGGCACGTGGTCGGCCTGTCCGGCACCGGAAGCAACGACATCGTCATCGATAAGGCGTTCGTGCCGCACCACCGCGCCTACAGCGCCACCGAGCAGTCGCAGCTGCGCGGACCCGGCCAGGAGGCGAATCCCGCCGCGCTGTACAAGATTCCGTTCGCGGGCGTCTTCTCCAACACCATCACCGCGCCCATCATCGGCGCCGCCCAGGGCGCCTATGAGGCGCACATCGAGCGGATGCGCGAACGGGTGCGGCTGTCCTACGGCGGCCAGAAGGTGGCCGAGGACGGCTTCGCCCACGTCCGGGTCGCCCGCGCGGCCTCCGAGATCGACGCCGCGATCCTCCAGATGGAGCGCAACATCGCCGAGCAGCTGCGCTACGCCGAAGCGGGCGAACCGATTCCGGACGAGGTGCGCCTGCGCACCCGCCGCGACCAGGTGCGCGGCACCGAGCGGGCGATCCAGGCGATCGAGCTGCTCTTCGACAACTCCGGCGGGCATTCGATCCGCAAGCCGAACCCCATCGAACGGCATTGGCGCGACGCGCACGCGGGCAGCGTGCACGTGATCAACGACGTGGAGCGCGCGCTGGCCATGTTCGGCCGCGGCGAATTCGGCCTGACCGTCGAAGATCGGATGGTGTGACGGTGACGCTCACGGCGGCGGACACCACCCGCTGGGTGGATGTCGACGGGCTGAAACTTCGCTACCACGAGGCGGGCTCGGGTCCGCCGCTGGTGCTGCTGCACGGCTCGGGTCCCGGTGTATCGGGCTGGGCCAACTTCGGCGGCAACCTCGCGACGCTCTCCGAGCACTTCCGCTGCTTGATCCTCGACCAGCCGGGCTTCGGCGCCAGCGCGCGCCCGGACGTGTACGACCGCAACTACCTTCGCATCTCGGCCGACGCGGTGCTCGGCCTGCTCGACGCCTTGGAGTTGCCGAGCGCGCATGTGCTCGGCAACTCGATGGGCGGTGCGGTGGCCACCCTCTTCGCACTCGAGCACCCGACACGGGTCGACCGGCTGGTACTGATGGCGCCGGGCGGGGTCGGCGTCAACGTGCTGGGTCCCGAACCGTCCGAAGGCATCCGGCGGCTGCTCGACTTCACCGCCGACCCGACGCGGGAGCGGGTGCTGTCCTGGTTGCGCACCATGGTCTTCGACGAGCGGATCCTCACCGACGAGCTCGTGGACGCGCGCCTGGCCGCCGCGGCGGAACCCGCGGCCATCGCCGCCATCCGCGACGCGTACGCGACGTTCGCCGATCCCGCACTGGCCGAACGGGTTCCGCTCTGGGCGCGACTGCGTGGCCTGCGCAACGAGGTGCTGATGCTGTGGGGCCGCGACGATCGGGTGACCCCGGTCGAGGGCGCGCTGCTGCCCTCGCGGCAGCTGCCGAACGTCGATCTGCGGCTGTTCGGGCGCTGCGGACACTGGGTGCAGATCGAACGCAAGGCGGCCTTCGAACGCGCCGTCACCGATTTCCTCCAGCACGGTCTGTAGCCGGACGGTGCGGGCGCGCCCACGGCCCGCCCGCACCGAAAATCGAAGATCGAGGAGTACGCCGCCACAACGGCCACGCCGATCTGCTGCGCGAACGCATCGACGGCCGGACCGGCGACTGAGAACGCAAAACGTTTCGGCGCTCGAGGTTTCAGGGCAGATGCTCGGCGACCCACCCGGCGATCTGTGTCCGTGACTCGAATCCGAGTTTGGTCATGATGTGGTCGACGTGGCTTTCCGCCGTGCGGACCGAGATCACCAATTCGGCCGCGATGCGCTTGTTGCTGTATCCGGCGGCGACCAGCTTGGCGACGTCCTTCTCCCGGCGGGTGAGCACGTCGGCCGCGGCGGGCTTCGGCGCCCGTTCGACGACGAGGGGCGCCGTGCCCAGCGCGTAGCGCACCGCCTCGTCGGTGCCGAGCGCGGCGCCGCTGTCGAACGCGGCGCGAAACTCCCTGTCCCCCATGCCCCGATGCAGCTGCTCGCGCACCTTGTCGCCGACCACCTCGGTCATGGCGTGCGCGAGTCGCTGTGTGCTGCCGCGCCGCACCGTGGACGCCGCGCCCATCAGCCGCGCAGCCCGCACCTGGTCGCCCTCAGCGGCCGACACCCAGGCCAGTCCGTCGAAACCCGAAGCGGTCCAGACACATCGGTCGAACAGCCGGAACTGCTCGACCGCGCGCCGCAGGTCGCCCGCGGCGCGCTCCTGCTCGCCGCGGCGCCAATGATTCGTGCCCACCGCCCAATACGCGAGCCCGCCCAGCAGATGCGAACCGTGTTCGGCGGTCTTGGCCAGGAAGCGTTCGGCGATGTCGTCGGCGCGCTCGTCCTCGAGCACCAGCGCGCACACGTAGGCGAAAGCGAAGCTTTCCATCTCCGTGCCGTGGTGGCCGACCTCCTTGGCGCGCTGGGCCGCGGTGAGCGCGATCTCCAGCGCGCGGTGCGGATCGTTCTCGCTGAAGGTGAGCAGCGCCGAGAGCAACGTCGCCTCGACGAGGACCTCGGCGGCGTCGAGTTCGGCGGCCAGCTCGACGCATTCGCGGGCGTAACGCGTGGCCTCGGCGTTGTCCGACAGCATGGCCGCGATCACCGACGCGGCCGCCAGCGCGCGGGCCCGATCGACCGTGTGCGCCTTGTCCTTTCCGATAGCCTCCACCAGCCAGCGGTAACCCTCCAGCAGGAACCGGTAGTGCTCCCAGAACGGACGCAGTTCGGTCGCGATCTCCAGCGCACGGTGCGCGCCGTCCGGATCCGACAGCGAGAATTGAAGTGCCGCACGCAAATTCGCGTGCTCCCTGGTGACGTCACGGAACCAGGCGACGTCCTCGCCGCCCCAGTAGGCGGTGCGGCCGCGGCGAGCGATGCGGTGGTAGTGGTCGCGGTGGCGGATGCGCACGGCCCGTTCGTCTCCGGCGGCCGCCAGCTTGGTCAGCGCGAACTGCCGCAGCGGTTCGAGCATGGTGTAGCGGCCGCTGCCGTCGCTGTCGTGCCGGTGCCCGAGCACCGACTTCTCGACCAGTCCGGTCAGCGCGTCGACCAACACGCCGGGCGGATCGACCACGCACACCGCCTCGGCCGCGTCCAGGTCGAAACCGCCCGCGAACACCGCGAGCTGCTCCCACAGCCGCTGCTCGTCGGGCGTGCACAGGTCGTAGCTCCAGCTGATCGCGGCTTCGAGGGTCTGCTGGCGGCGCGGCGCGGTGCGCAGGCCCGTGGTCAGCAGCCGCATGGCGTCGTCGAGGCGGGCCAGCACCTGGTCCGGCGTGAACATCCGCAGCCGCAGCGCCGCCAGCTCCAGCGCCAGCGGAATGCCCTCCAAGCGGCGGCAGATCGCCGCGAGTACAGGGAGATTCGCCGCGGTGACCCGGAATTCGGGATTGGCCGCCGCCGCGCGGTCGATGAGCAGGCGCAGCGCTTCGCTGTCGCCCGCGGCGATCTCCCCGGTCAGCTCGTCGGCCGCCGGGACGGGCAGCGGCGAGACCGGCATGACCTGCTCGCCGTCCACGCCGAGCGGCTCCCGGCTCGTCGCCAGGATCCGCACCCCGGTGGTGGCCGGGATCAGCCTGCTCACCAGCGCCGCGCAGGCGTCGATCAGGTGTTCGCAGTTGTCCAGGATGAGCAGCAGGTTCTTGTCGGCGAGGAACTCGGTGAGCCCCGCCAGCGGCGCGCTGGTGTCGTCGCGCAGGCCGAGCGCCTGCGCGACGCTCAACGCCACCAGATCCCCCTCCTGGACGTGCGCGACCTCGACCAGCCACACGCCGTCGGGAAACGCCCGCCGCACCGACTCCCCCACCCGGCGCGACAGCCGGGTCTTGCCGACGCCGCCGGGGCCGGTCAGGGTGAGCACCCGCGTGGTGGACAGCAGTCGCTTCGCCGCGGCGAGTTCATCACCGCGTCCGACGAAGCTCGTCACCTCCGCGGGGAGGTTTCCTGTCACGTGCCGCACCACGCCGAATACCTTCGCACGTATGGCCGACACGGCGGGCGTTTTGCCGCTATTCAGCGGGACGATACCGCCCGGTTCGCCGCACGGACCACCGCCGCGAGCGAGGCGCCGAGCACCGAGTCGGCGCGGCCGCAGCTCCAATCGGTCCGCTCGCCCACGCGATATTCCAGATAGGTGATCGCGCTGCTGTCGCTGCCCGTGCCGATCGAATGCTGGGTCAGGCCGAGCACCCGCACCGGCAGCCCCGCCGCGGCGAGCGCCTCGGTGAGCGCTTCGACCGGCCCGACGTCGCGGTGCTGGGTGGTCGACGTCGCGCCGTCGACGGTGAGCGTGATGTCCGTGCTCCCGGCGCCCGCGCGCCATTCCTTCAGCACCACCGGCGCGGGTTCCTGGTCGTCCAGATACGCGGCGGTGAACAGCTCGTGCAGCTCGGCCGCGGTGATCTCCAGGCCGGTGTCGTCGGCGTGCGCCTGGACGCGGCGGGCGAACTCGATCTGCAACCGCCGCGGCAGGTCCAGGCCGTACTCGGTGTGCAGCAGGTAGGCGATGCCGCCCTTGCCGGATTGCGAGTTGACCCGCACGACGGCGTCGTAGGAACGGCCGAGGTCGGCCGGGTCGATCGGCAGATACGGTACCCGCCACTCGATCTCACGCTCCGGCCGTCCGGTCGCCGTGGCGCGGGCGCGGTGTTCGGCCATGCCCTTCTTGATCGCGTCCTGGTGGGTTCCGGAGAACGCCGTGTGCACCAGCGCGCCGACGTACGGGTGCCGTTCGTGGATGGGCATGCGGGTGCAGTACTCGACCGTGCGGGCGATCTCGTCCACGTCGGAGAAGTCGATCATCGGATCGACGCCTTGCGCGTGGAGGTTCAACGCCAGCGTGGCCAGGTCGACATTGCCGGTCCGCTCGCCGTTGCCGAAGACGCAGCCCTCCACCCGCTGCGCACCGGCCAGCACCGCCAGTTCCGCGCAGGCGACGCCGGTGCCGCGGTCGTTGTGCGGGTGCACCGAGAGGATCACGCTGTCGCGGCGGGCCAGGTTGCGGTGCATGTACTCGATCTGGTCGGCGTACACGTTCGGCGTGGCCACCTCCACGGTCGCGGGCAGGTTCAGCACCACGGGTCGTTGCGGGGTCGCGTCCCACAAAGTGGTCATCCGGTCGCACATGTCGAGCACGAAATCGGGTTCGGTCAGATTGAACACCTCCGGCGAGAACTCGAACCGCACCGAGGGCAGATCACCGGCGAACTCGAGCACATCGCGTCCGCCGGCCAGGATCAGCTCGCGCAGCGCGTCGCGGTCCTTGCCGAGGACCACCTCCCGCCACGTCGGCGCGGTGGCCGTGTACATGTGCACGACGACCTCGTTGCGCAGGCCGCGCACCGATTCCACCGTGCGCTCGATGAGGTCGCGGCGGGCCGGGGTGAAGACGACGATCGTCACGTCCTCGGGCGCGAGATCGGTCTCGGCCAGCAGCCGGACGAAATCGAAATCGGTCTGCGAGGCCGAGGGGTAGCCGACCTCGATCTCCTTGTAGCCCATGGCGACGAGCAACTCGAAAAAACGCCGCTTGCGTTCGGGATCCATAGGCTCGGCGAGCGCCTGGTTGCCGTCGCGCAGATCCACCGGAACCCAGAGGGGCGCGGCGGTGATGCGCGCGTTCGGCCAATCACGTTGTGTCAGGGGAACTTCCACGCGGTCGTGGACCGGCCGGTAGCGGTGCGACGGCATCGTCGAACGCCGCTGCCTGTTCCAGTGCGGCGCACCGTCGGCGACGGGGCCCGCAGGGGTGTGGATGGTGGGGAAAACACGCGTTGTCATGGTCTGCTTTCCGGCCGAGGCGGCCTTCGCATACGAAGAGTGACCGGCCACGACGAAGCCCCACGGCGGGCGGCCGGTCGAATCAGGCCCCGCCGTGGCGGCTAAGCAGAAGCGTGCGCGTCATGATGGCTAGACTCTACACAACTCCTCAGACAAGTAGAGAGGTTCGGATGGTCTCGCAGGTCCGCCGCCACCCGCTCGCCGCGCAGGCTGCCGAGTTGCTGCTCGCCCGCGTCCGCGCGGGCGAATGGCCGCTCGGGCACCGGTTGCCCGGCGAGACGACCCTGGCCGCGCAGCTGGGCGTGGGCCGTTCCACGCTGCGCGAAGCCATCCGCGAGCTGGCGGGCAAGGGTGTGCTGGACAGCCGCCAGGGCGCGGGCGTGTTCGTCACCGCGCTGGACGTGACCGAGGAGTGGGACGTGGTGCTGCGCCGAGCCGCCATCGCGTCGGTGATCGAGGCCAGGATCGCCATCGAGGCCGAGGCCGCCGCGCTCGCCGCCGCCCGGCGCACACCCGCGGACCTGCGCGCGATCCGCCGCGCGCTGGCGGCACGTGAGGCGCGGGGCGAACCCGTCGACGAGCACGTCGACGCCGACATGGCGTTCCACCGCGCCGTCATCCTCGCCGCGCACAACGACGTGCTGACCCAGCTCTTCGACACCTTCCTGCCGCGCCTGCGCCAGGCCATGATCGACATGCTCAGGATCCGCCCCGTCCCCTCCGAACCGGAGGACCACGAGGCGCACATCCGGCTGGCCGACGCCATCGCGCACCGAAACCCCACCGCCGCTGCCGAATTCAGCCGCGCCCATCTCACCGCGCTGAAGGCGGCGTTCTCGTGATCGATCCGAGGGAGGAAACACCCGTGACCGCGCCCGTGCTCCAGCTGACCGACGTGACCTTCCGCCGCGAGGGCAAGCAGATCATCGACGGCATCTCGCTCACCGTGCGCGCGGGCGAACACTGGGCGCTGCTCGGCCCCAACGGCGCGGGCAAGAGCACGCTGCTCGGCTTCTGCGGCGCCGTCACCTTCCCGACCTCCGGCACCGTGCGCATCTTCGGCGAACGGATGGGGCGGGTCGAACTGGCCGCGCTGCGCCACGCGATCGGCCACGTCAACCCGCGGCATCCGCTGCGCTACCCGCTCAGCATCCGTGCGGTCGTGCTCACCGGCCTCACCGCGACCATCGACACCCCGATGCGCTGGACGCCCACCGCCGAGCAGGTCCGCAGGGCCGACGCCATGATCGAGTCGGTCGGACTGAAAGGCAAGGGCGACAACACCTGGCCGACCCTGTCGCAAGGCGAACGTGGGCGCGCGCTCATCGCCCGCGCGCTCATCGCCGAACCCCGGCTGTTGCTTTTCGACGAGCCGACCACCGGTCTCGACGTGGCCGCGCGTGAACAACTGCTCGAGACGATCGACCACCTCGACCGCACCCATCCGGAAGTCGCCTCGGTCCTGGTCACCCATCACCTCGAGGAGCTGCCGACCAGCACGACCCACGCCCTGCTCATCGCCGAGGGGCGCACCGTCGCCGCGGGCCCCGCCCGGGAGACCCTGACCACCGGCAACGTGTCCGCGGCGTTCGACCACCCCGTCGAGGTCGCCTACGACCGCGGGCGCTGGACCGCGCGGGCGAAGGTCGATCCGTTGCGTACCTTCGCCCCGTGACGGCGGGGGGCTCAGTCGCCGTCACGGTGCGCGGTGTCGAGCCGCGCTTCGGCCTCGGCCAGCTCGCGCAGCGTGAGCAGTTGCTTGCGCGTCATGAAGACGTCGCCCAAGGCGAGCAGCCGGGCGACGATCCGCGGTGTGCCGAAACGCGCACGGACCACGAGCCGAGTGCCCGCACCCTCCGGACGCACGGCGTAGGTGACGGCGATCCGTCCGGAAACGAGTGTGATGTGGCGTCCCAGGACGAACGAGTCGAGCCGGAAGACCGACATGAAGTCCTGGCCGACCTCGAGTTCGGTCAGGTGCGGGTCGCGTTCGCGCGGACTGCGGCGACCCCAGTTGTCCAGCAGGTCGTAACTGTATGGCGCGACTCGCAATTGGCACAGCCAGCTGTACACAACCGTCGGCGGCGCGGCGATGCTGATGGCGCGATCCGCTTGCAGCGCGGTGGGTTCCAGCTCGTCACAGGGCAGTGGGTCGTCGCGTTCGGCTTCTGTTGCGCCCCAGAGCGTTCCGCTGATCATGCCGCGGCCGCGATTCGGCCGAGCATGCGCCGCACCAGGAACGCGTGGCCGCCGCTGCCGACCACCAGCGCGCGATAGATCTTGCCGTGCAGACCGGGAAAATCTCCCCTGCTCGTCGCCCGGACCTTGGTTCGGTTCCGTCCCTCGTCCTCGAGTTCGAAGACCAGCTCGTAGCGGGAGAACCAGTGCTGACCGCTCATCGCGAAGCGGGCCGGTTCCTCGGCGGCGTCCAGCACGAATCCGGAGGGCACCGAAGCGGGGTCGTGCGGATCCGTGCACATGACTTTCAGCAGCGCTTTCCAGGTCCGGTCGCGATTCGCGTCGACATCTCTGGCATGCTGGTCGATATAGGACAATCGCTCCATATAGAAGGAACGTACTAGTAGATGGCGCCACCTCGCAAGCACGACACCGATGTGATCCTCGACGCAGCACGCGCTCTCGTGCTCGCCGACGGCCCCCGCGCGGCGAGCGTGGCGGCCATCGCCAAAGCCAGCGGCGCGCCGGTCGGCACGCTGTATCACCGCTTCGGCAACCGCAACGGCGTGCTCAGCGCGGTCTGGTTCCGCTCGCTGGACCGCTTTCAGCAGCGAACCCTGGCGGCCGCGAACCACGACGACGCCGTCGAGGCGGGTGTCGCCATGGCCGGTGCGGCCATCCGGTTCGGTCGTGAGCTGCCCGAGGACGCCCGGCTGCTGCTCGAGCTGCGCCCGCGCGACCTGCTCGACGGCGGCCCGGACAACGAGTTCCACGCCCGGCTCGAGGCCATGAACGTCCGGTTGATCGAGCAGCTGCGCCGTATCACCCGCGAGTTGCTCGGTGCGGACGGCCATCGGGAGATCGACGCGGTCAGCCGCGCGATCGTCGATCTGCCCTATGCCGCGCTGCGCAGGCACGCGCACGCCCCCGCGCTGCCGGACTGGCTGGACGACGACCTGACCGCGGCCGCCCGCACCCTGCTCGAGTCGTATCGCCGCTGACCGGCGGTTCGCTCAGTTCCCCGCGACCAGCGCCGGGGTGAGTTCGTCGAGCCCGTCGATGACCTGATCGGCCAGCGCCCGCGCGTCGGGGTCGAGGGGATACTCCGGTCGCGGCGCCGCGATCACCCGCATGCCAGCGGCGTGCGCGGCGCGCAGCCCGTTGCTCGAATCCTCCACGGCCGCACAGTCGGTCGACTTCTTGCGCAGGAAGCCCGCGACCGCCACGTACACGTCCGGCGCGGGTTTGCCGCGGTCGACCTCCTCGGTGGAGAACGTCACGTCGAAGAACTCGATCAGCCCGGTTCGCCCGAGCACGGTGTCGATCAGCGTTCTCGGCGAGGAGCTGGCGACCCCGAGTGGCCAGTTCTCGCTCATCCGCTGCACCGCGGCGACCGCTCCGGGGAGCAGCGGCACGCTCCGGTCGTAGTGCGCGGCCATCCGCTCGATGACGTCGTCGGCCACGCGTTCGGGCGGCTCGCCGACTCCGAGTTCGCCGCTGAGGTACTCCGACCACTCCCCCGTGCTCATGCCCATCAGTCGCTTCTGCGTGTCCGGTAGCCAGCGGCCCCCCTTCTCGGCGACGTACTCGCGCCGCACCCGCTCCCAGACCGGCTCGGAATCGATCAGCACGCCGTCCATGTCGAACACGACTGCCGTAATACGCATCGGTGCAACGCCTTTCGCCGTTCGCGAGGGCACGGCCGCCGGGCGGTCGGGGGCCCGCCGTGCCGAGCTCGCGTGGTGTATTCGGTGACCTGATGGGTGATCGGCTACCCAGCGTAGGGGCAGCGGATTCCGGTCGCGGCCGGGGGCCGCCGGAACCGGACCGCCCGCGCGGCCGCCCCCGGCGCGGGAGCATCCGACGGGCAACCGATAACTTGTTGTCATGAACGAACAGCGGGCCGGCGACGCGGTGCCGAGCGAC from Nocardia bhagyanarayanae includes these protein-coding regions:
- a CDS encoding PEP-utilizing enzyme, with amino-acid sequence MRVLITGITEPSGRAVARMLLAAGHDVAGLDRRWHRFVDPRVRFTAGDPADAAACARAVAGCDTVVHLAGPAVGAVAAAAREADARVVVPVVAGARSAGVPESEVAERLRTSGADHLLIRTALVAGRRIGHETRRALEPILGAKSGGGFQLLHSDDLDRFLVLAATSPRVGVVELAAPGLVTTDEVRAMMRAAKVRYSAWVPGWSARRPLLNSTAAQEDWGFRCGWTAVETAADLVRGLVGRKPSGGSFRTRSGAIPLPSHVIPSRAATSDRHRLVDVAPEGLEGEFDDRVDPRYPVHTATNTSEALPGPMTPLTIDLHAGAIRLANEAMGTMIALDGIALEHWTSRVTTVLGHHIYINASIGVLAAENMPGWDEESIRRDAYGNIPDEIPLQPHGKPPMPTGLASTAATARATSRVIATARRFAATAELINAASHTEALTAEQIAELTDEQLHVRALLWRDRLHQAWQAASIGVMMTGAATAVHARGKNAGEVPIDLNRLESAKPMLAVERLAALCRADSALLEIAGTGDVAAARAASPAFAAALDEELARIGHRGPGECELINPTFGDRPSLLVTAAARAARMPAPTREPVDSAPSRTARMAAGATVARERARDAVVRITHCLRMAVRERADRLIRAGKLREIDDVCYLSLDEIFCLPADAAERVERRRAERKRLRDIRMPDVVAGQWEPVADAGALAADESLTGIGVCPGVVEGTVKLVLSLDDDIEPGDILVASVTDTGHTAMFAYAAAVVTDIGGSASHAAIVAREFGIPCVVDTKTATTSLSDGQRVRVDGAAGTVTLLAD
- a CDS encoding FAD-dependent oxidoreductase, with product MRETVGTAARSVAPRAAAEVGAYDIDTDVLVVGYGCAGAAAAFEAAEAGARVLVLERSGGPGGASAMSGGEIYLGGGTPIQQACGFTDTPEQMAAFLRAALGPGADEAKIERYCADSVAHFHWLVARGVPFKPSLWDAPAWVPPTDDGLMWLGENSWPFTELATPAPRGHRPAANDFGGRLLMEVLTAAAENAGAQARFDSYATNLIRAEDGTITGVVARRYGREFTVRARRGVVLTTGGFVDDDRMLAAHAPRLLHHTKVSAGTDDGSGIRMAQAVGAAVRHMSAGQVGISLIPGFAARGMVVNGRGARFVNEDTYPGRIGQAALFRQDMDVWVVLDEQAYEAVPEPQRWGVRPTHVAETAEELEQLLGTPPGALAATIARYNEFAARGTDPDFHKAARWLRPLTPPLAAIDVRAGVRPPAETGDRRGTGASVFTLGGLHTTVDGEVLDLGGAPIPGLFAAGRAGSGLHGEGYISGTSLGDGTFFGRLAGRAAAR
- the hsaA gene encoding 3-hydroxy-9,10-secoandrosta-1,3,5(10)-triene-9,17-dione monooxygenase oxygenase subunit: MTNKVLDRVRDLLPAIRERAADTDAQRRVPVQSIRELTEAGVFRMLQPARFGGDESSPVDFYEVIRAIASACPSTGWVSSVLGVHPWQLALFPLAAQEEVWGADSDTLISSSYAPTGLLTPVEGGYEVSGRWSFSSGCDHAQWAFLGALAPDENGKPSDYLTILVPRADYVIDDVWHVVGLSGTGSNDIVIDKAFVPHHRAYSATEQSQLRGPGQEANPAALYKIPFAGVFSNTITAPIIGAAQGAYEAHIERMRERVRLSYGGQKVAEDGFAHVRVARAASEIDAAILQMERNIAEQLRYAEAGEPIPDEVRLRTRRDQVRGTERAIQAIELLFDNSGGHSIRKPNPIERHWRDAHAGSVHVINDVERALAMFGRGEFGLTVEDRMV
- a CDS encoding alpha/beta fold hydrolase, with protein sequence MTLTAADTTRWVDVDGLKLRYHEAGSGPPLVLLHGSGPGVSGWANFGGNLATLSEHFRCLILDQPGFGASARPDVYDRNYLRISADAVLGLLDALELPSAHVLGNSMGGAVATLFALEHPTRVDRLVLMAPGGVGVNVLGPEPSEGIRRLLDFTADPTRERVLSWLRTMVFDERILTDELVDARLAAAAEPAAIAAIRDAYATFADPALAERVPLWARLRGLRNEVLMLWGRDDRVTPVEGALLPSRQLPNVDLRLFGRCGHWVQIERKAAFERAVTDFLQHGL